A region of Procambarus clarkii isolate CNS0578487 chromosome 22, FALCON_Pclarkii_2.0, whole genome shotgun sequence DNA encodes the following proteins:
- the Zmynd10 gene encoding zinc finger MYND domain-containing protein 10 — protein sequence MAHAQTNILHRFEIDHYIEELECINMEEMLSPRWVVCGCRLVQLGVQAALETTHTTHDYVQDALTLHHKGLTVVWHLLTTEAWRLNVLPLLLSRRQLVPSSSLPFVMVLQTEAAVLGLLENLVYHEDSAAALDGLALDVIDYSVRQLNRMAAHAHAHPHQPLLYEPQESWTASPALADKTPEMRGTGETGGGEVEGGESESEEKQDSIVREVSREERRVGLVLACRAAAVIQLLACCRRRLPLCATTRLLHTHDVPQLLASLLHLAPWRTLHNGHNYVFQEGQWVEQGDAAPLTPTECQLWTALYSLLMDRETLAMYEVSSGRRTALLKLRGRLSAAALAQVPALEPLARWLAALALTAPQQARPPPLVTTIAQLGGGVAGMWEGRWGELADLLEARFLTPTPEALKALATNLAAAWDLDALEALLPDTPACASCGSPAGRRCSKCRAQWYCRRECQVKHWPDHKKLCDLLTSDPRTRKTTFIQ from the exons ATGGCTCACGCCCAGACTAACATACTCCACCGCTTTGAGATTGATCATTATATCGAGGAATTAGAGTGTATCAACATGGAGGAAATGCTTTCGCCCAG gtgggtggtgtgtgggtgccGTCTGGTGCAGCTGGGAGTACAGGCGGCGCTGgagaccacccacaccacccacgacTACGTCCAGGacgccctcaccctccaccacaag GGGCTGACGGTGGTGTGGCACCTGCTGACTACTGAGGCCTGGAGACTGAACGTGCTGCCCCTCCTGCTGAGCCGCCGTCAGTTggtaccctcctcctccctgcccttCGTTATGGTG CTGCAGACGGAGGCGGCGGTGCTGGGGCTGCTGGAGAACCTGGTCTACCACGAAGATTCGGCAGCAGCCCTCGACGGTCTAGCCCTCGACGTGATCGACTACAGCGTGAGGCAACTCAACCGAATGgccgcccacgcccacgcccacccaCACCAGCCCCTGCTCTACGAACCTCAGGAGTCCTGGACAGCAAGCCCCGCCCTGGCTG atAAGACGCCGGAGATGAGAGGAACTGGTGAGACGGGAGGCGGGGAGGTTGAGggcggagagagtgagagtgaggagaAGCAGGACAGCATAGTGAGGGAGGTGTCAAGAGAGGAGCGTCGTGTGGGTCTGGTGCTGGCGTGTCGGGCAGCTGCTGTCATCCAGCTGCTGGCCTGCTGTCGTCGCCGTCTCCCACTGTGTGCCACCACCCGCCTCCTGCACACCCACGACGTGCCGCAGCTGCTGGCCTCCCTGCTTCACCTGGCACCCTGGAGGACGCTGCACAACGGTCACAACTACGTGTTTCAAGAGGGCCAGTGGGTGGAACAGGGGGATGCCGCGCCCCTCACGCCCACAGAGTGCCAGCTGTGGACGGCACTCTACTCCCTCCTGATGGACCGGGAGACCCTGGCCATGTACGAGGTCAGCAGCGGCAGGAGGACGGCACTGCTGAAGTTGCGAGGTCGCTTGAGTGCCGCGGCCTTGGCCCAGGTACCGGCACTAGAGCCCCTGGCCCGCTGGCTGGCCGCTCTGGCCCTCACCGCCCCCCAGCAAGCTCGTCCTCCGCCCCTCGTCACCACCATTGCCCAG CTGGGCGGGGGCGTGGCAGGCATGTGGGAGGGCCGATGGGGTGAGTTGGCGGACCTCCTGGAGGCCAGGTTCCTCACGCCCACGCCTGAAGCCCTGAAAGCCCTGGCGACGAACTTGGCAGCAGCGTGGGACCTCGACGCCCTGGAGGCTCTGCTGCCCGATACCCCCGCATGCGCCTCCTGCGGTAGCCCAGCAGGCCGCAGGTGCTCCAAGTGCCGCGCTCAGTGGTACTGTCGCAG